One Helianthus annuus cultivar XRQ/B chromosome 7, HanXRQr2.0-SUNRISE, whole genome shotgun sequence genomic region harbors:
- the LOC110867272 gene encoding uncharacterized protein At1g28695 — translation MDGSLKPGATLALCTLLLISLLLICFLSEKNPSASITDKLYRSKPPSAIHEASMYRDELEAALEGASMANKTVIIAVVNRAYTEGDKPMFDIFLDGFWLGEDTRQLTNHLLIMAVDQTAFERCMFLRLHCYRLKTDGDDFVDEKVYMSEDFIKMMWLRTRFLGDVLRRGYNFIFTDTDVLWLRNPFPRLTLNETVDLQISVDRFNGDQWSQTNPLNTGFYMIKSNNKTIALFDEWYMQRSTSVGMKEQDVLVELMHKGVFKRLGLGVRFLDTIYFSGFCEDSRDINVVSTVHANCCRTIRAKVNDLINVVHDWKRFRDPSDNKTMGFIWSNHLACKNSWT, via the exons ATGGATGGTTCACTCAAACCTGGAGCCACTCTTGCCCTTTGCACTTTACTGCTTATATCCTTACTTCTTATTTGTTTTTTATCAGAAAAAAACCCATCGGCATCCATAACCGACAAGCTGTATCGATCCAAACCGCCATCGGCCATC CATGAGGCCTCGATGTATAGAGACGAGTTGGAAGCAGCCTTAGAGGGAGCTTCCATGGCGAACAAAACAGTGATCATCGCGGTTGTGAACCGAGCTTACACCGAGGGGGACAAACCTATGTTTGATATATTCTTAGATGGGTTTTGGCTAGGAGAAGATACAAGGCAATTGACTAACCATCTTTTAATCATGGCAGTTGATCAAACCGCGTTTGAACGTTGCATGTTTCTTAGATTACATTGTTACAGGCTGAAAACCGATGGCGATGACTTTGTGGATGAGAAGGTTTACATGTCAGAAGATTTCATAAAGATGATGTGGCTAAGAACCCGTTTTCTTGGGGATGTTCTCCGGCGTGGATACAACTTTATTTTCACA GATACAGATGTTTTGTGGCTCAGGAATCCCTTTCCAAGGTTAACCCTAAACGAAACTGTTGATCTTCAAATAAGCGTCGACCGGTTTAATGGCGATCAATGGTCACAAACGAATCCGTTAAACACTGGTTTCTACATGATCAAATCCAACAACAAGACAATTGCATTGTTCGATGAGTGGTATATGCAAAGAAGCACCTCAGTTGGAATGAAAGAACAAGATGTTCTTGTTGAGCTAATGCATAAAGGAGTTTTTAAAAGGTTGGGACTTGGGGTTAGATTTTTGGACACCATATATTTCAGTGGATTTTGTGAAGATAGTAGAGATATTAACGTTGTTTCAACTGTTCATGCAAATTGTTGCCGGACTATTAGAGCAAAAGTCAATGATTTAATCAACGTTGTTCATGATTGGAAGAGATTTAGAGATCCGTCAGACAATAAAACAATGGGTTTTATATGGTCTAATCACTTAGCATGCAAAAATTCATGGACTTAG